A region of Crenobacter cavernae DNA encodes the following proteins:
- a CDS encoding SpoVR family protein, whose amino-acid sequence MKTPISTGSEWTFDLVERYNHAIREIAVDEFKLDVYPIQLEVITAEQMMDAYSSVGMPVNYHHWSFGKHFVATEKSYKRGQMGLAYEIVINSNPCIAYLMEENSMTMQALVTAHAAYGHNSFFKGNYLFRSWTDASAIIDYLVFAKKYISQCEERHGVDAVEQILDSCHALMNYGVDRYKRPQKLSMAKEQARQAEREQYLQLQVNDLWRTIPKRGKDGSGHAAPRFPSEPQENLLYFFEKSAQLLEPWQRELVRIVRKVAQYFYPQRQTQVMNEGWATFWHYTILNRLYDKGLVTDGFMMEFLQSHTNVVYQPPVTAPWYRGINVYALGFGMYQDIRRICEHPTAEDRDWFPDIAGAPWREVLEFAMKNFKDESFISQYLSPKLIRDFRLFAIRDDDQEDKLLVEAIHDESGYREVRSHLAEQYNLGSREPNIQVWSVNMRGDRSLTLRHVMHHRRPLEAASANEVLKHVARLWGFNVRLESVDEDGEVHHLYECKVDSHVLAMA is encoded by the coding sequence ATGAAAACGCCTATTTCCACCGGGTCTGAATGGACCTTCGATCTGGTCGAGCGTTACAACCATGCGATCCGCGAGATTGCCGTCGACGAGTTCAAACTCGACGTTTACCCGATCCAGCTCGAGGTGATCACCGCCGAACAGATGATGGACGCCTATTCGTCGGTCGGCATGCCGGTCAACTACCATCACTGGTCGTTCGGCAAGCACTTCGTCGCGACCGAGAAGAGCTACAAGCGCGGCCAGATGGGGCTCGCCTACGAAATCGTGATCAACTCCAACCCTTGCATCGCCTACCTGATGGAAGAAAACTCCATGACGATGCAGGCGTTGGTGACTGCCCATGCCGCCTACGGTCACAACAGCTTTTTCAAGGGCAACTACCTGTTCCGATCGTGGACCGACGCGTCGGCGATCATCGACTACCTGGTGTTCGCCAAGAAATACATCTCGCAGTGCGAGGAGCGGCACGGCGTCGATGCAGTCGAGCAGATCCTCGATTCCTGCCACGCATTGATGAACTACGGCGTCGACCGCTACAAACGCCCGCAGAAGCTGTCTATGGCGAAGGAGCAGGCGCGCCAGGCCGAGCGCGAACAGTATCTGCAACTGCAGGTGAACGATCTGTGGCGCACCATCCCGAAGCGCGGCAAGGACGGCTCCGGCCATGCGGCGCCGCGTTTTCCATCCGAACCGCAGGAAAACCTGCTGTACTTCTTCGAGAAATCGGCTCAGCTGCTCGAGCCGTGGCAGCGCGAACTGGTGCGCATCGTGCGCAAGGTCGCGCAGTACTTTTACCCGCAGCGCCAGACCCAGGTGATGAACGAGGGTTGGGCCACGTTCTGGCACTACACCATCCTCAACCGCTTGTACGACAAGGGTCTGGTGACCGATGGCTTCATGATGGAATTCCTGCAAAGCCACACCAACGTCGTCTACCAACCGCCGGTGACCGCGCCGTGGTATCGCGGCATCAACGTGTACGCGCTCGGTTTCGGGATGTACCAGGACATCCGCCGCATCTGCGAACACCCGACGGCCGAGGATCGCGACTGGTTCCCCGACATCGCCGGTGCGCCGTGGCGCGAGGTGCTCGAGTTCGCGATGAAGAACTTCAAGGATGAGAGTTTCATCTCGCAGTACCTGTCGCCGAAGCTGATTCGCGACTTCCGCCTCTTTGCGATCCGTGACGACGATCAGGAAGACAAGCTGCTGGTCGAGGCGATTCACGACGAGTCGGGCTACCGCGAGGTGCGCTCGCATCTGGCCGAACAGTACAACCTCGGCTCTCGCGAACCGAACATCCAGGTGTGGTCGGTGAACATGCGTGGCGATCGCAGCCTGACGCTGCGCCATGTCATGCACCACCGTCGTCCGCTCGAAGCAGCCAGCGCGAACGAGGTGCTCAAGCATGTAGCGCGGCTGTGGGGCTTCAACGTGCGGCTCGAGAGCGTCGACGAGGACGGTGAGGTCCACCATCTGTATGAGTGCAAGGTCGATTCACACGTGCTGGCGATGGCTTAG
- a CDS encoding YeaH/YhbH family protein, with amino-acid sequence MAHIIDRRLNGKNKSAVNRERFLRRFKSQIKEAVTKAIKGRSITDLESGEKVSIPVKDISEPVFHHGQGGVWDYVHPGNEEFIKGDKINRPQGGGGGGGKASNDGEGEDDFVFELSREEFMSVFFDDLELPNLVKNQLIGLEEWKTVRAGFTSDGTPTNINVVRSLRGALARRVAVSAPTLSQLSEAEEELDTLLESDEDNDIEVREKRRNIHALRERLSHIPFIDPFDLRYNNRVKEMKPTSKAVMFCIMDVSGSMDEAKKDMAKRFFILLYLFLERNYEKIEVVFIRHHTSAVEVNEHDFFHSRESGGTVVSSALNLMKEVVSKRYNPAEWNIYAAQASDGDNWDSDSVNCARVLDDFLLPVSRYFAYIEITEGEPQNLWYEYLKLQPSHPHFAMQRIHSAADIYPVFRELFKRQPNHAAAR; translated from the coding sequence ATGGCCCACATCATAGACAGGCGTCTGAACGGCAAGAACAAGTCCGCGGTCAACCGCGAACGGTTCTTGCGCCGTTTCAAGAGCCAAATCAAAGAGGCCGTCACCAAGGCGATCAAGGGGCGGAGCATTACCGATCTTGAGAGTGGCGAGAAGGTATCGATCCCGGTGAAGGACATCTCAGAACCGGTGTTCCACCACGGCCAGGGCGGAGTGTGGGACTACGTGCACCCCGGCAACGAGGAGTTCATCAAAGGGGACAAGATCAACCGACCACAGGGTGGAGGCGGTGGCGGCGGCAAGGCGAGCAACGACGGCGAAGGCGAGGACGACTTCGTCTTCGAATTGTCGCGCGAAGAATTCATGAGCGTGTTCTTCGACGACCTAGAGTTGCCCAATCTGGTGAAAAACCAGCTGATCGGCCTAGAAGAGTGGAAAACGGTGCGCGCCGGCTTTACCAGCGACGGTACGCCGACCAATATCAACGTCGTGCGTTCGCTGCGCGGCGCGCTGGCGCGTCGCGTGGCGGTGTCGGCCCCGACGCTCAGCCAGTTGTCCGAAGCCGAGGAAGAGCTCGACACGCTGCTCGAATCCGACGAGGACAACGATATCGAGGTTCGCGAGAAACGCCGCAACATCCACGCCTTGCGCGAGCGCCTCAGCCACATTCCCTTCATCGACCCGTTCGACCTGCGCTACAACAACCGCGTCAAGGAGATGAAGCCGACCAGTAAAGCGGTGATGTTCTGCATCATGGACGTTTCCGGCTCGATGGACGAGGCCAAGAAGGACATGGCCAAGCGTTTCTTCATCCTGCTCTACCTCTTTCTCGAGCGGAACTACGAGAAGATCGAGGTGGTTTTCATCCGTCACCATACCAGCGCGGTCGAGGTGAACGAGCACGACTTCTTCCACTCGCGCGAGTCCGGCGGCACGGTGGTGTCGTCGGCGCTGAACCTGATGAAGGAAGTTGTCTCCAAGCGCTACAACCCGGCCGAGTGGAACATCTATGCGGCGCAGGCGTCCGACGGCGACAACTGGGACAGCGATTCGGTCAACTGCGCGCGCGTGCTCGATGACTTCCTGCTGCCGGTCTCCCGCTACTTCGCCTACATCGAGATCACCGAGGGCGAGCCGCAGAACCTTTGGTACGAGTATCTGAAACTTCAGCCATCGCACCCGCACTTTGCGATGCAACGCATCCACTCGGCGGCCGATATCTACCCGGTGTTCCGCGAACTGTTCAAACGTCAGCCTAACCACGCCGCCGCGCGTTAG
- a CDS encoding PrkA family serine protein kinase: MYPDIFGHYATRYDRTREEEYTVQEYLDLCKNDPSAYASAAERMLMAIGEPELVDTRHDPRLSRIFSNKVVKIYPAFRDFYGTEEVIEQVVAYFRHAAQGLEEKKQILYLLGPVGGGKSSIAEKLKELMERVPFYCLKGSPLNESPLGLFNYDEDGPILEEEYGIPRRYLRAIPSPWAVKRLNEFNGDISQFRVVRRYPSVLKQIAVSKTEPGDENNQDISSLVGKVDIRKLEKYAQDDTDAYSYSGGLCLANQGLLEFVEMFKAPIKVLHPLLTATQEGNFKGTEGFGAIPFDGIILAHSNESEWKQFKNNKNNEAFLDRIFIVKVPYCLRVTDEVKIYDKLIRNSSLANSPCAPGTLKMMAQFAALSRIKEPENSSLYSKMQVYDGENLKDTDPKAKSIQEYRDFAGVDEGMSGLSTRFAYKILSRVFNFDHSEIAANPVHLLYVLEQQVEREQFPGETEQKYLTFIKEYLAPKYVEFIGKEIQTAYLESYSEYGQNIFDRYVTFADYWIQDQEYRDQDTGEIFDRNSLNNELEKIEKPAGISNPKDFRNEIVNFVLRARANNGGKNPTWTSYEKLRTVIEKKMFSNTEELLPVISFNAKASAEDAKKHEDFVNRMVEKGYTAKQVRLLCEWYLRVRKSS; encoded by the coding sequence ATGTACCCGGATATTTTCGGTCACTATGCCACCCGCTACGATCGTACGCGGGAAGAGGAATACACCGTCCAGGAGTACCTGGACCTCTGCAAGAACGACCCTTCCGCCTACGCGTCCGCCGCCGAGCGCATGCTGATGGCAATCGGCGAGCCGGAATTGGTCGATACCCGCCACGACCCGAGGCTGTCGCGCATCTTCTCCAACAAGGTCGTGAAAATCTACCCGGCCTTCCGCGACTTCTACGGCACCGAAGAGGTGATCGAGCAGGTCGTCGCGTACTTCCGCCACGCCGCGCAAGGCTTGGAGGAGAAAAAACAAATCCTCTACCTCCTGGGCCCGGTGGGCGGCGGCAAATCGTCGATAGCCGAGAAGCTCAAGGAGCTGATGGAGCGCGTGCCGTTCTACTGCCTAAAGGGCAGCCCGTTGAACGAGTCGCCGCTCGGCCTGTTCAACTACGACGAAGACGGTCCGATCCTCGAGGAGGAGTACGGCATCCCACGCCGCTATCTGCGAGCCATCCCGAGCCCGTGGGCGGTGAAACGGCTCAACGAGTTCAACGGCGACATCAGCCAGTTCCGCGTGGTGAGGCGTTACCCGTCGGTGCTCAAGCAGATCGCCGTGTCGAAAACCGAGCCGGGCGACGAGAACAATCAGGACATCAGCTCGCTGGTCGGCAAGGTCGACATCCGCAAGCTCGAGAAATACGCGCAGGACGATACGGACGCCTACAGCTATTCCGGTGGCCTGTGCTTGGCAAACCAGGGCCTGCTCGAATTCGTCGAGATGTTCAAGGCGCCGATCAAGGTCTTGCACCCACTGTTGACCGCGACCCAGGAAGGCAACTTCAAGGGGACCGAAGGCTTCGGTGCGATCCCGTTCGACGGCATCATCCTCGCGCACTCGAACGAGTCGGAATGGAAGCAGTTCAAGAACAACAAGAACAACGAGGCCTTCCTCGACCGTATTTTCATCGTCAAGGTACCGTACTGCCTGCGCGTGACCGATGAGGTGAAGATCTACGACAAGTTGATCCGCAACTCCTCGCTCGCGAATTCGCCGTGCGCGCCGGGAACGTTGAAGATGATGGCGCAGTTCGCCGCACTCTCGCGGATCAAAGAGCCGGAAAACTCCAGCCTGTACAGCAAGATGCAGGTGTACGACGGCGAGAACCTCAAGGACACCGATCCGAAAGCGAAGTCGATCCAGGAATACCGCGACTTCGCCGGAGTGGACGAGGGGATGAGCGGCCTTTCCACCCGGTTCGCCTACAAGATACTGTCGCGCGTGTTCAACTTCGACCACAGCGAGATCGCGGCCAACCCGGTGCATCTCTTGTACGTGCTCGAGCAACAGGTCGAACGCGAGCAGTTCCCCGGCGAAACCGAGCAGAAGTACCTGACCTTCATCAAGGAGTACCTCGCACCGAAGTACGTCGAGTTCATCGGTAAGGAAATCCAGACCGCCTACCTCGAAAGCTACAGCGAATACGGCCAGAACATCTTCGACCGTTATGTGACCTTCGCCGACTACTGGATTCAGGACCAGGAGTACCGAGACCAGGACACCGGCGAGATATTCGATCGCAACTCCTTGAACAACGAACTAGAAAAGATCGAGAAACCGGCAGGCATTTCCAATCCAAAAGACTTCCGCAACGAGATCGTCAACTTCGTACTGCGGGCGAGGGCCAACAACGGCGGCAAGAATCCGACCTGGACCAGCTATGAGAAGCTGCGCACGGTGATCGAGAAGAAAATGTTCTCGAATACCGAGGAGTTGCTGCCGGTTATCTCGTTTAATGCCAAGGCGAGCGCCGAAGACGCCAAGAAGCACGAGGACTTCGTCAACCGCATGGTGGAGAAAGGGTATACCGCCAAGCAGGTGCGGCTCCTGTGCGAATGGTATCTGCGAGTACGCAAGTCGTCGTGA
- a CDS encoding PilZ domain-containing protein, with amino-acid sequence MCPFDARSERRRARRLPMGCRARIKSLLTGDVHYGECIDLSVDGIAIRTSFVPRYAERLEVTLRVPPVGNIPAKPFIVEAEVCRCQEVDPGRLYDIGVRIVKRKS; translated from the coding sequence GTGTGCCCGTTTGACGCGCGCTCCGAACGCCGGCGCGCGCGCCGGCTGCCGATGGGCTGCCGGGCGCGCATCAAGTCGCTGCTAACCGGCGACGTCCATTACGGCGAATGCATCGACCTCTCGGTCGACGGCATCGCCATTCGCACCTCCTTCGTCCCCCGATACGCCGAACGGCTCGAGGTCACGCTGCGCGTGCCACCGGTCGGCAACATCCCCGCCAAGCCCTTTATCGTTGAAGCCGAAGTCTGCCGCTGCCAGGAAGTCGATCCCGGACGGCTCTACGACATCGGTGTACGGATCGTCAAAAGAAAATCCTGA
- a CDS encoding NUDIX domain-containing protein: MELTEQELSSEVILEGGFITLRRDRVRLPDGKEATREYVEHPGAVAVLALTDADELVMERQYRYPLRREFLEIPAGKRDAGEAPEVTAKRELLEETGYTARRWRFLGTAFPCIGYADEAIHYFLATGLTQQERALDDGEFLEVLVVPLKKVQAMALSGEVCDSKSIVGLHWLAAHQNGMLPGVPV; this comes from the coding sequence GTGGAATTGACCGAACAAGAACTCAGTAGCGAAGTGATCTTAGAAGGCGGCTTCATCACGTTGCGCCGCGACCGCGTGCGCCTGCCCGACGGCAAAGAAGCGACGCGCGAATACGTCGAGCACCCCGGTGCCGTCGCGGTGCTCGCGCTGACCGACGCAGACGAACTGGTGATGGAGCGCCAGTACCGCTATCCGCTGCGTCGCGAGTTTCTCGAGATTCCGGCTGGCAAGCGCGATGCGGGCGAGGCGCCCGAGGTCACGGCAAAACGCGAGTTGCTTGAAGAAACCGGCTACACCGCACGCAGGTGGCGCTTTCTCGGTACCGCCTTCCCGTGCATCGGCTACGCCGACGAGGCGATCCACTATTTTCTCGCCACAGGGCTGACGCAGCAGGAGCGCGCGCTCGACGACGGCGAGTTTCTTGAAGTGCTTGTGGTGCCTCTAAAGAAGGTGCAGGCGATGGCGCTGAGCGGCGAAGTCTGCGACAGCAAGTCCATCGTCGGCCTGCACTGGCTCGCCGCCCACCAGAACGGGATGCTTCCCGGTGTGCCCGTTTGA
- a CDS encoding DUF2062 domain-containing protein — translation MSPRRHLHRFLPNRHALFANRWLRPLAPWLDQPAYWAFNRRKVALAVAVGLFSGLMPGPTQMLTAALLALALRINLPVALATTLYTNPFTYLPLYFLAFRYGQLLLGDGHAGTMIVQPEWNNQGVWVWCSEWAAWFGQLGLPLLVGVPALGVTLGVIGYVAVRGLWRLYLLHAWKKRKQERGIDRTRTQ, via the coding sequence ATGTCGCCGCGCCGCCACCTGCACCGCTTCCTGCCCAACCGCCACGCGCTGTTCGCCAACCGCTGGCTGAGGCCGCTTGCGCCGTGGCTCGACCAGCCCGCCTACTGGGCATTCAACCGCCGCAAGGTCGCGCTCGCGGTCGCCGTCGGCCTGTTCTCGGGGCTGATGCCGGGCCCGACGCAGATGCTGACCGCCGCGCTCTTGGCGCTGGCTTTACGCATCAACCTGCCGGTGGCGCTCGCCACCACGCTCTATACCAACCCTTTCACCTACCTGCCGCTGTATTTTCTCGCTTTCCGCTACGGTCAGCTTTTACTCGGCGACGGTCATGCCGGTACAATGATCGTCCAACCCGAATGGAATAATCAGGGTGTGTGGGTGTGGTGTTCGGAATGGGCGGCGTGGTTCGGCCAGCTCGGCCTGCCGCTCCTGGTCGGTGTGCCGGCGCTGGGCGTCACTTTGGGCGTTATCGGCTACGTCGCTGTGCGAGGGCTTTGGCGTCTATATCTGCTACATGCGTGGAAGAAACGGAAGCAAGAACGTGGAATTGACCGAACAAGAACTCAGTAG
- a CDS encoding YecA family protein, with product MSATALTEAEFTRLEGLLAPLAATSDTMRLDEVQGFFAAIASGPDRLESADWLDDVLGESPAFESGDARAEIVALLEKLYAATADALASGEVPELVLYAAEDGDEADYWPWCNAYLYALDVVPTDWFEAADDEGFEDLLYPLMALGGIFDQEEGEPLVEFTADELDDFKDELPEAVLAVYGYWRAKSNAPKTARRDAAKVGRNDPCPCGSGKKYKQCCGKE from the coding sequence ATGAGCGCCACCGCCCTTACCGAAGCCGAATTCACCCGCCTGGAGGGGCTGCTCGCCCCGCTGGCGGCCACCAGCGACACCATGCGCCTCGACGAGGTACAGGGTTTCTTCGCCGCGATCGCCAGCGGCCCGGACCGCCTCGAATCCGCTGACTGGCTCGACGACGTGCTCGGCGAATCGCCGGCGTTCGAATCGGGCGACGCGCGCGCCGAGATCGTCGCGCTGCTAGAGAAACTCTACGCCGCGACCGCCGACGCGCTGGCCTCGGGCGAGGTCCCCGAGCTGGTCCTCTACGCCGCGGAAGACGGCGACGAGGCCGACTACTGGCCGTGGTGCAACGCCTACCTGTACGCGCTTGACGTGGTGCCGACCGACTGGTTCGAGGCGGCCGACGACGAAGGCTTCGAGGATCTGCTCTACCCGCTGATGGCGCTGGGTGGCATCTTCGATCAGGAAGAGGGCGAGCCGCTGGTCGAATTCACCGCCGACGAACTCGACGACTTCAAGGACGAACTGCCCGAGGCGGTGCTCGCCGTCTACGGCTACTGGCGCGCCAAGTCCAACGCGCCGAAGACCGCGCGCCGCGACGCGGCCAAGGTCGGCCGCAACGACCCGTGCCCGTGCGGCAGCGGGAAGAAGTACAAGCAGTGCTGCGGCAAGGAATAA
- a CDS encoding isovaleryl-CoA dehydrogenase: protein MFHQPDFIQDDTLAALRDSVHTFAAREIAPRAAAIDHDNLFPADLWRKFGDLGVLGITADEEYGGLGLGYLAHMIAMEEISRASASVALSYGAHSNLCVNQIRRCGTAAQKKRYLPRLISGDWIGALAMSEPNAGSDVIGMRLHADKHPDGWRLNGSKMWITNGGDADVLVVYAKTNPAAGARGITAFLVEKDFAGLSAGSKLDKLGMRGSNTYPLFFDDCVVPADNVLGQVGGGAEVLMSGLDYERAVLAAGPLGIMQACLDVALPYLATREQFGQAIGDFQLMQGKLADMYVTLSASRAYVYSVGRALDAGVSGRAIRKDAAGVILYAAENATKMALEAIQCLGGNGYINEFPTGRLLRDAKLYEIGAGTSEIRRWLIGRELMAGES, encoded by the coding sequence ATGTTCCACCAGCCCGACTTCATCCAGGACGACACGCTCGCCGCCTTGCGCGACAGCGTGCACACGTTCGCCGCGCGCGAGATCGCGCCGCGCGCGGCCGCCATCGACCACGACAACCTGTTCCCCGCCGATCTGTGGCGCAAATTCGGCGATCTGGGCGTGCTCGGCATCACGGCCGACGAGGAATACGGCGGCCTCGGCCTCGGCTATCTCGCACACATGATCGCGATGGAGGAAATCAGCCGCGCGAGCGCATCGGTCGCGCTGTCCTACGGCGCTCACTCGAACCTGTGCGTGAACCAGATCCGCCGCTGCGGCACGGCCGCGCAGAAAAAACGCTACTTGCCGAGACTGATCAGCGGCGACTGGATCGGCGCGCTGGCGATGAGCGAGCCTAACGCCGGCTCCGACGTAATCGGCATGAGGCTGCACGCCGACAAGCACCCGGATGGCTGGAGGCTCAACGGCAGCAAGATGTGGATCACCAACGGCGGCGACGCCGACGTGCTGGTCGTCTACGCCAAGACCAATCCGGCGGCCGGTGCGCGGGGCATCACCGCTTTCCTGGTCGAGAAAGACTTTGCCGGCCTTTCCGCCGGCAGCAAGCTCGACAAGCTCGGCATGCGGGGGTCTAACACCTACCCGCTGTTCTTCGACGACTGCGTCGTGCCGGCCGACAACGTGCTCGGCCAGGTCGGCGGCGGCGCCGAGGTGCTGATGAGCGGGCTCGACTACGAGCGCGCGGTACTGGCGGCGGGGCCGCTCGGCATCATGCAGGCCTGTCTCGACGTCGCCCTGCCCTACCTTGCGACGCGCGAACAGTTCGGCCAGGCCATCGGCGACTTCCAGCTGATGCAGGGCAAGCTGGCCGACATGTACGTCACGCTGTCGGCGAGCCGCGCCTATGTTTATTCAGTTGGCCGAGCGCTTGACGCTGGCGTGTCCGGCCGAGCGATCCGCAAGGACGCCGCCGGCGTCATCCTGTACGCGGCCGAGAATGCGACCAAGATGGCGCTCGAAGCGATCCAGTGCCTCGGCGGCAACGGCTACATCAACGAGTTTCCGACCGGCCGGCTGTTGCGCGACGCCAAGCTGTACGAGATCGGCGCCGGCACCAGCGAGATCCGCCGCTGGCTGATCGGCCGCGAGCTGATGGCGGGAGAAAGCTGA